One genomic segment of Petrotoga sp. 9PWA.NaAc.5.4 includes these proteins:
- a CDS encoding DUF1670 domain-containing protein, translating to MVNRREIYGPLEERTVENYQVQYLARRYDFGKESRIATMLVKRINEEITKAEKAVGISRVKPFEMYLKKGKKQITLPLFKPSYLEPIYEGETFNDCRRLIEKEIMEKTEEIDVAVSKEEMMRIINPWSYAKRSGPTTYTEGLKKQPNNFDETDSKRWDEFIRKINPKQPKERMETPDISAPERVNQRLIKMVSEETGLGKNVSKHLVEDVILLRNLCCPRTESLKSGEMVLLVTHVRAYLSQEVATRFRRLAPVVITVLTQEEMKRIPTNVPEALNLLKKRIIRVCFEAYKQNGLLTMMELQWIFQISSTRISELIRTFQNEHNIVVPTPGTILDAGRSMTHKDIIVRLHLEGYSVKEIARITHHSPKAVDNYVGTFESVLILYLYNIPTHLMARSLEKGVTLIKEYLKLIEEYYRDKTEIRKYLIAQGVRF from the coding sequence ATGGTTAACAGGCGAGAGATATATGGACCTTTAGAAGAAAGAACGGTTGAAAATTACCAGGTACAGTATCTGGCAAGGAGATACGATTTCGGAAAAGAATCACGGATAGCCACCATGTTAGTTAAACGGATAAACGAAGAGATAACCAAGGCGGAAAAAGCGGTAGGAATAAGTAGGGTTAAACCTTTTGAGATGTATCTTAAAAAAGGAAAAAAACAAATCACGTTACCTCTTTTCAAACCCAGTTATCTAGAACCTATATACGAAGGAGAAACCTTCAACGATTGTAGAAGGTTGATTGAGAAGGAAATCATGGAAAAGACCGAAGAAATCGATGTGGCGGTAAGTAAAGAAGAGATGATGAGGATAATTAACCCATGGAGTTATGCGAAGAGAAGCGGACCAACAACGTACACGGAAGGGTTGAAAAAACAACCGAACAATTTTGATGAAACGGATAGTAAAAGATGGGACGAGTTCATACGTAAAATCAATCCAAAACAACCGAAAGAAAGAATGGAGACACCTGACATATCGGCACCTGAAAGAGTGAATCAAAGGTTAATCAAAATGGTGAGTGAAGAAACGGGGCTAGGTAAAAACGTGTCCAAACATCTAGTTGAAGATGTGATTCTGTTACGTAACCTGTGTTGTCCAAGAACGGAAAGTCTGAAAAGTGGTGAGATGGTATTACTGGTAACGCATGTCAGGGCGTACCTATCCCAAGAGGTTGCGACACGATTTAGAAGGTTAGCCCCCGTGGTAATAACCGTATTAACACAGGAAGAGATGAAAAGGATACCTACAAACGTCCCCGAAGCTTTGAACCTTTTAAAAAAGCGAATAATACGGGTATGTTTTGAGGCTTACAAACAGAATGGACTGTTGACGATGATGGAACTGCAATGGATATTTCAAATAAGTTCAACAAGGATATCAGAACTGATACGAACATTCCAAAACGAACACAACATAGTGGTACCGACACCAGGTACGATATTAGATGCGGGAAGAAGCATGACTCACAAAGATATCATAGTCAGGTTACATTTGGAAGGTTACTCGGTGAAGGAGATAGCAAGGATAACACATCACTCACCGAAAGCGGTGGATAACTATGTAGGAACGTTTGAATCGGTGCTGATACTGTATCTGTACAACATACCGACACATTTGATGGCCAGGAGTTTAGAAAAGGGAGTAACCTTGATCAAAGAGTACCTGAAATTGATAGAAGAGTATTACCGAGACAAAACAGAGATTCGAAAATATCTGATAGCACAGGGGGTGAGGTTTTAA
- a CDS encoding group II intron maturase-specific domain-containing protein: MGVRVHPKSVAKFKQKLKQITGRSNAMSISQKMEKLKQIIVGWVNYFGIADMGRIAKTLDMWVRRRVRMCFWKQWKRIKTKHDNLVSLGIPNPKAWEYANTRKSYWRIAGSPILAKALTNKYLKKSGLPSISLQYSSVH; this comes from the coding sequence ATTGGAGTAAGAGTCCACCCCAAATCCGTTGCCAAATTCAAGCAGAAACTCAAGCAAATAACCGGTAGAAGCAATGCTATGAGTATAAGCCAGAAAATGGAAAAGTTAAAACAAATCATTGTAGGATGGGTAAATTACTTTGGCATTGCGGATATGGGCAGAATTGCCAAAACATTGGATATGTGGGTAAGAAGAAGGGTACGGATGTGCTTTTGGAAACAGTGGAAAAGAATCAAAACAAAACACGATAACCTTGTATCCCTTGGCATACCGAACCCAAAGGCTTGGGAATATGCCAACACAAGGAAGAGCTACTGGCGAATTGCAGGTAGCCCAATCCTTGCGAAGGCCCTTACCAATAAATATCTTAAGAAATCAGGACTGCCATCAATCAGCCTACAATATTCATCAGTCCATTAA
- a CDS encoding glucose-6-phosphate isomerase family protein has product MELNNFFSFFDWKYLQLEAPTDIYIKKMSEIKEHFLDQKTVSFILKQNKDPILYKVEKFEPEKKPGDLVFSMTTIFPGTIGKEFYFTQGHYHQNNYAEYYICIKGEGLLLLKDNEKEEIYNFYAGSIVHIKPNFAHRVVNIKNETLKFLSVYPIDAGFNYQKVLQEGGFSTKVLKKDNSDKYELIGGSINVSNYL; this is encoded by the coding sequence ATGGAGCTAAATAATTTTTTTTCTTTTTTTGATTGGAAATATTTGCAATTAGAAGCCCCAACTGATATATACATAAAGAAAATGAGTGAAATAAAGGAACATTTTTTAGATCAAAAGACAGTTTCTTTTATTCTAAAGCAAAATAAAGACCCTATCTTATATAAAGTTGAAAAATTTGAACCTGAAAAAAAACCAGGTGATTTGGTTTTTAGCATGACAACAATTTTTCCAGGCACAATAGGAAAAGAATTTTATTTTACTCAAGGACATTATCATCAAAATAATTATGCCGAATATTATATTTGTATAAAGGGAGAAGGTTTATTATTACTTAAAGATAATGAAAAAGAAGAAATTTATAATTTTTATGCTGGTAGTATTGTTCATATTAAACCTAATTTCGCTCATAGAGTAGTAAATATTAAAAATGAAACTTTAAAATTTTTATCTGTTTATCCGATAGATGCCGGTTTTAACTACCAAAAAGTTTTACAAGAAGGTGGATTTTCAACAAAAGTCTTAAAAAAAGATAATAGTGACAAATATGAACTTATAGGAGGATCTATTAATGTCAGTAATTATCTTTGA
- a CDS encoding ROK family protein: MSVIIFDIGGTKIAYGIVTEKHEVQNFNIIATKNVYSNILSFVVNVIRDLSFENADLKGIAIGIPGTIDYQSNKIISCPNLKVLNNINLSELIYQKTGFPTLVSRDVNFSILAEHALGAVKDIRNVLGIFIGTGLGASLLINGKIFLGSHGVASELGHIYYPKGQKEICECGNIDCVELYASGKSLEKRAKMFKEKFNKNLSQDNYFTFFDENWKKEVDSFIEALSFSISTFVNIIDPEVVLIGGGVSQANGFPWNELLEKTMQKIRKPLPYERIKFRKAELTYRENLIGGYVYFKDELFNQIEGK; this comes from the coding sequence ATGTCAGTAATTATCTTTGACATTGGTGGCACAAAAATTGCTTATGGTATCGTCACTGAAAAACATGAAGTTCAAAATTTTAATATCATAGCAACTAAAAATGTTTACTCAAATATTTTAAGTTTTGTAGTTAATGTTATCCGCGATTTATCTTTTGAAAACGCAGATTTAAAAGGCATTGCTATAGGTATACCCGGAACTATAGATTATCAAAGCAATAAAATAATATCTTGTCCAAATTTAAAAGTTCTTAATAACATAAATTTATCAGAATTAATTTATCAAAAAACAGGTTTCCCCACATTAGTAAGTAGAGATGTAAATTTTAGTATTTTAGCTGAACATGCCTTAGGGGCAGTTAAAGATATAAGGAATGTATTAGGAATATTTATAGGCACAGGATTAGGAGCAAGCTTACTAATCAACGGTAAAATTTTTTTAGGAAGTCACGGAGTTGCTTCTGAATTGGGACATATTTATTATCCTAAAGGTCAAAAAGAAATTTGTGAATGTGGAAATATAGACTGTGTAGAACTTTATGCCTCTGGAAAAAGTTTGGAAAAGCGAGCAAAAATGTTTAAAGAAAAATTTAATAAGAATCTTTCTCAGGATAATTATTTTACTTTTTTTGATGAGAATTGGAAAAAAGAAGTTGATTCATTTATAGAAGCTCTTAGTTTTAGTATTTCAACATTTGTTAATATTATAGATCCAGAAGTAGTATTAATTGGAGGTGGGGTATCTCAAGCAAACGGTTTTCCATGGAACGAGCTTTTAGAAAAAACTATGCAAAAAATAAGAAAACCTTTACCTTATGAAAGAATTAAGTTTAGAAAAGCTGAATTGACTTACCGAGAGAATCTTATTGGAGGATATGTTTATTTTAAAGACGAACTTTTTAATCAGATAGAAGGTAAATAA